A segment of the Vanessa cardui chromosome 22, ilVanCard2.1, whole genome shotgun sequence genome:
AGTTTTGTGGCACGGGTGCAatgttaaaactaaatattttttatttattcagaatttgtttatttaagacatcacattagcaactttaaaaatttacagcatttctttactatattgtccatgtattatatgcaataacagtcccctcgaatcactatctattaaaaaaaacacatcaaaatatgTTGCTTATTTTAGATATAAGCATAAATAGGGTCAGAAAGTGacaagcaactttgttttatactatatagagatggttaatatttccttcagtGCCAATGTCTTTGTGACatctacttaccatcaggtggctgaTTTGTCAATCAacctgtttattttaaataaaataaaaacttgttaCGAATATaacattactgtttttttttattattattacagttattaattacggtaTATTTAccatagtttttatttttatgcgtTGGAGTTATATATtacgacattatctacgaatgtcttgttcacgagactgccCGACGAACTCCAACGGAAAAAAAACGtggtatatattaatatctgtAATAACATTATTGGTTAAAATTACAGATACTAGAACTTAATGATGCAGTGGAGACAGTCAAAAACGAACAACAAAGTCTAGAACACGAACTAGATTTTGTGCTAGCTCAGCAGAAAGAGCTAGAAGATCTTCTAGCGCCACTTGAGAAACAACTTCTAGAAGATAAGAGTGACAGAATGAGAGATCCAGAAAGAGAGCACATGTGAgtatgcatgttttttttttttatttatttatggtccacaaaacagattataactaaagacacatttaatatataattaaacattatagcAAGCTAAGTTATAACCCAACAAGTATGTGAACACAGATTGTAGACgaaatatttcacttataaaaatcaaataacatcaGCACTTGAGAATACAttgtatacattacaaaaaacaataaatgaaaagaaaaaattatacagaaaaatatgaacaagttatgacaatgaaaaataaaatgaatatatgaaaTGGTGAAATGAGGAActaaataatgaataagaaaatagatttaaacactattattacttgttaattgaaaatattgaaaccaattgttttctaaatagATTTAGGTTATTGTTGAAAATGTCAATACCCTCATCCGCGTCCTTTTCGAGAAAAATTTTGTGCGCGACACATACGACcgattacttaaatataaaccgAATTTATTTGAACTGCCCAATATCAGCTTGCGTTATATAGCCCGTTTCAATAATCGGGCTATTTAGTTCATATAGCCTATTTCTATTATTAtggactatataatataatgctaCAATTCACGGGCGCAAACCAAGACAAGTAAAGATAAATTTCAGTAGACGAAATATGAAATTTGCGAAATTATGTAaagtttaaaatcaaattattttccaTTCAATAAGCTACTTACTAGTTACTTAAAAGAATTCATATGTAATtgttaaaagaataataatatatattatgatataattattcgatatttaataaaaatataaatactacttaATACAAAGTAGAACCAAGAAATTTGATAGTCACATGTGTAAAAtcgaaatactttattttattatataagcacTTAAGTCGTTTTATACAATTGGATTAATCATATAACTCACTGGTAGCtttcctttataataaatataaatatgtctcGATAAAAATCAATGGAGAATGAACAtaacgctttttatcatctaaaaatCTTAAAGTATGATTatgctttatatttattgtattaaattcagTTACTCGAGACCAAATCATCCCAATAAGGAGTTTGGTCCTTGCAAAAATTTGTTTCTCAAAGAACACGGTTTTGATATATTGATGTTCAGTGTCGGCTTGTTATATTTGTTCCGTAGGTGTCCTGTTAGGGAAATAGGGGATGTTTTGGTCTCGAGATTGCGTCTGTCGTCAGCGCGATTTAAAAGTACTGTGACGCCATCTATGGCGATACGAGTGAAAATAATTTTCCACTAGTACGAAGTGCGTTTTCCTTGTTTATTGTAGGTTTTCAttcgttttttatattgtatagatgtatatttgtattgtaatcgCAATCGTATGGTAAGAAAATATAACAGTAAGTAATATAACATTGGACAAGTTGAGTGATACACTAATAGTTGGTACATTTAAATTATGAGTAGAATTAGTTAATAAACGCACTCCACGATTtacgacatttaaaataaattactaaataaaaacaaaataaagaaaatattactaataaaaaaatacatactgctaatttaatataataaacttatgtattatttacacataactaaatataaaatatgtactaaatTGTAACACAACCACCAATACTGTGTACAGCAATCCAGCTTGATTGATTTTAGaaatcttgtaaaattttactgACGTACACTCCAGTACTAatgctaaaattattattcaaaattaggaactcttaaatatttacttttaaaaaggcgtatatcaattattttcgtTAATCAAACTAGATGTATTGTATATAgaacaaaaattatacatcaAACATATTAATTGACAAAGGCTCTTTATATTCGAAAtacgttatttaaaattaaaggtaATTTTTGTTATGATATAAAAGATATgcgttatttcatattttataaagtcaTTAGGTGGATGGGCATATTGTGTCAACtggcttggtggtagaatatatgatgagttagaggtacctacccagagtaGCTTGTTCAAAGCCTTAACACCAAATGAAATCTAAGAATATCTTCTtagctaaatattatattataataaggcACGATATTTTGCATTCCTCTCTctttttcgaaataaatattttccaaacagACTGTAACATTTATCTGAATGTAAGAGTAAAAGAAATATAAGGACAAATTtacatgtatattgtatatatgtatatgtacaattttaacaatatacttCAATCAATATaatccaataataataaataaaatattttcaggtACACCCTAGCTGAAACTTTAGACACACAACTACGTCAGATGTCCGAAGACCTCAAGGAAGTCATTGAACATTTGAATGAAACGAACAGAAGTCAAGACAATAACGATCCTGTAAGTTTTAACTTAAAACCTTCACAAACATTGCACAGAAACTTAAAATCAACTCTTTTTAGGCTTTTTTTGCGAGCACTATTATTATGTATGGCAATGTATATTTACGTGTACGACGTATCTTTTTTTGCATCGTCaaataaatgacataatttgaataaaatgaaaatgtaagaAACACCCGGCATACCTTTTGTTAATCTTAAAAACTGAAATTGACACCATGACAGTAGTGCCCTATCAAAAACCTACTTGTGTTTGGATAACTAAAAGTAAATAAGaaagtaacaataatttaacataatccACCTGAGAACACTGGAATCAAGCAATGTCCTGAAACCTGTTCTGAATAACATTAAACATAATTGCTCTGTTTCGTAAATAATAACCtccctaatatttttttaatcatttacttTCAGATCGTGCAAATAGGTCGTATACTCAACGCTCATATGTCGTCAATGCAATGGATAGACAGCTCCATTGCCCAGATATCAACTAAGCTGGACCAGTTAAAGACTACCCACGATACACTGAGGAGGGACAATGAAAGATCCTTCCAACTTACctataattgataattaattgtgtttttgaaattatttgtaaaagtattACTTTTTCTGTTGATAAGTTGCAAGTTGTTAAATGCTCATGCTCCATTTCAAtaatcaatacaatttattcaataccaaaaattattacaaaagatcattttttttggttttttcaTACACTTCAGTTGTGATcaatacattgaaatataataaacatatttattaactttcatTGTTTGAGTTTTATGTAGAATTCCATTGTTTCTCATActgatcaaaataatgtaatgtttaaatgttatataaaataaataaaaataaattcatacaaaataacatgtttatttggcttatttattatttacaattcttATCTAATATTAATACACAATTCCAGTTATAAAAAActgtaatttaacattttcctCAGTATGAAGACATAAAATTACCAACTTTTTATGTACAATACTACACAAAGTCTGATTGTGGGATATTTGATCGGCACTAAGGAAAATAGAAAACTTCTTAGCATCGACTCTGCAATAACATACATTTGACATATCTTCATTAGCTTGGCTCTCTGTCTCAGAATCTGAATGTTCAATTGGTCCTATAAATATAGAAAGGTGTTAATtgaatatagtacgacacaaattagatgtagcatcggaaaatgcaatgatttacacaaccaatagaaatgggtccctatcgcgccattcgacgctattggtcgctatagattcacgcgtcagagaaagcaagtgcatgtaaatcgacgtgtcacattgacgaatatattaggtcatatgatattacaagttattacgtttgtgtaaagatcatattcgcatgaaaagtaaattttgataatttgggatagcatactcaattcggatgtgatcggttttacgaattatgccgatgcgacatctaagttgtgtcgtactatacatacatgtattaaCAAAAATGAATATCAAAATGCCTAGACTCACTGCTTCAATGTAGGTTGATGTCTATCAATCTACAcagacaataaataatattgaacttgTGAGGTGGATTTTAATCTGACAAATACAGGCTtcttcaagatgttttccttcatctcTAAGCAAgggatgaattatgaacaaGTTAAGCAGATAAAAAGTCAATGGTAGGTTCACACAACAGacttctttaaaattttgtcTATGCAATTAGTAGCGCAGACGAAAGTCAGTGTATTGGAAAAGTCTGAGTTTAGCACGAAACAGTCAGAGATATTCATCAAAGTCTGTATTTATATCTGCATATTATTTGAAGCAAAATAATTGATtagtgaataattattaatggattaaattttaagtgaaaaatgaatgaaataccTAAGGCAACACAAAGTCCGTAAAGAGATTGAGACTTGTAAGTCTGTAAAATCCAAGTCTATGTTTATAGTCTTGTGGATCTAATCATAATCTTTGGTCTAGTCAATCGAGTGTACACATGCTTAACTACTACACTATATgagtacaattaaataataaacaaagagcAATCTAAAATTGGCCAGCCCCAATATTAAACAAAGTAGTACAGGTACACTCTGAAATTGATTGGAAAttctaaataatgaaatttatatactttcttatggtaatttttaatgtttaaatatttattaagtacctTCAAAAGCCTCGACTCTTAAATCTCTAAATCTTGTGGAGACCTTTGCCatacttgtttttatttgcaAAGTGAGTCTACCCTCAGATGAAGCTCTGATAACTATTTCTGGACTCATTGTTCTCATCCGATCTACTGTCGTTCGTAATTGTTTTAGTGTTGGTAGCTCTATGGATATCTGTAATCAAACAAGtagaatgttttaaaaaataatttccacaacatttaaaccaaataaacagTGTAACAAATGGTCATAAATAAAgtcagtttaataaaaaaaaatctagttaaATGTCATGAATTGGCATCAAAATCCAGAACAGACAATGGCAAGggactgttttatactatgtaatgattgtaAGCAGAACTTTAAAGcttctgaaataaaatatatttggattTGATCAATATACTTTCTCCCTCCCTGTCTCTCCCTTCAAGCACAAACACTGCCTCACACTATCTACTATGATCTCTTGTCCATTACTCACATCAGGCTGTGGGACCCTGGGCTCTTGAAACTCGCTCCATAGTTTCCTGGGCACTACTATAACGGGTATATCATGAGTAACTTGTCGTGTTTGTTGTGATGTAGATGATGGCTGCaaataatgaaaaagtattATATCACCTTGTCACATTAATTGGcagctaatattattatacaaatcagTCTAaagatatttcataaatttattagaaaaaagttcattaagaAAGGAAGAACAAGTAAAGTGACACAAGAATAATGAATTATGATCTCTGGACCTtttcctctctttctctttctattgtatattgttttataaaatgtaatagtttttattttatatgtaatataatatactaaatataacttCATTGCAACTGTCCCACAACACAGCTTTTTATGACTGTACTTTTCTCTTAATAACTTTAAGTTTGTTTCTGTAGTTTGAAAAATCTCGAACAAAACAGTCTGaacaatcattaataaataaaccattacatgtaaattttaaagaaataaatgtattaacagCTGCTctatgatatatttatgttaatattaaatttacatggaagaatatacaaaatattctataaaagcCAACACATATGTACTATTAATagaagtaataaaaacttttatctcAGGTTATCCTTCTCGCTAGCTTATTGAAGTATtggtaatgataaaatattgatgtcttttttattttgaatgtgttttacatttgatttatttttacctcaggaatattaatttattggatATTTATTATGCCACAAATACTCACCATTTCAATTTCCAGTGTTAAGCAAGGGCATTGCTTTttagttaatttcatttttaaactctTTGCTGATTTTAATGTCATAAGTGACCGCGCTAAGTTTGCtgtaaataacattacattctattaacataaaatatactgaCATTGTCTTGATACAAAGTAAAATCCCTAAATTTACAAGAATGTTTTGATTAAGTTTTCCaaagaaactaaaataaattcatattgaaAATGAATAACTCTAAAGATGAGTATAGTGTGACTCAGGACACAAATAAAGTCattcaaataatatcaaaacgaTAAGAACTTCTCGTCAAGACATttgataaattaagaaaaaaatatgtgttgAATTGTGTACCAGAAATACAAACAATACATCGAAACCAGATCAGTTTCTCGACATCGTATGCCTTAATGTATTCGAAAGATATATGTACCTGATACAACtcctaaataaatatctttgtgGTCCTCGTCAATACCAATCATTTGATACTCGGAGAAAAACA
Coding sequences within it:
- the LOC124539307 gene encoding checkpoint protein HUS1; protein product: MKFRAVMIDTGPMREFSNIVTTISKLSKECVMRLSDTKLYFIVSEDNSGPTPPVLWCEIPQDMFFSEYQMIGIDEDHKDIYLGVVSANLARSLMTLKSAKSLKMKLTKKQCPCLTLEIEMPSSTSQQTRQVTHDIPVIVVPRKLWSEFQEPRVPQPDISIELPTLKQLRTTVDRMRTMSPEIVIRASSEGRLTLQIKTSMAKVSTRFRDLRVEAFEGPIEHSDSETESQANEDMSNVCYCRVDAKKFSIFLSADQISHNQTLCSIVHKKLVILCLHTEENVKLQFFITGIVY